One Kitasatospora sp. MAP12-44 DNA segment encodes these proteins:
- a CDS encoding SUMF1/EgtB/PvdO family nonheme iron enzyme encodes MDASAGNEMVAVPPGQVALSDRRTQRSWSVELAPYELAAFPVTQALYEQITQQRPSTAQGDRLPVEGVSWWDSVRFCNALSRRDGFAPAYRLHADGEGIEWDVSADGYRLPTEAEWEHACRAGTAGPHYGPLDEIAWYRGNSHGRIHDVGGKRPNPWGLYDMIGNVWNWCWDVYDAEVYGAYRVLRGGGWFDEHWSCRASARRRSHPSFQVDDVGFRVARSTLR; translated from the coding sequence ATGGACGCGAGCGCGGGAAACGAGATGGTCGCTGTCCCGCCGGGGCAGGTGGCGCTGTCGGACCGGCGGACGCAGCGCAGCTGGTCGGTCGAGCTTGCGCCGTACGAACTCGCAGCGTTCCCGGTCACTCAGGCGTTGTACGAACAGATCACCCAGCAGCGGCCGAGCACCGCCCAGGGGGACCGGTTGCCGGTCGAGGGCGTTTCCTGGTGGGACTCGGTCCGGTTCTGCAATGCCCTGTCCCGACGCGACGGGTTCGCTCCCGCCTACCGACTCCATGCCGACGGCGAAGGCATCGAGTGGGACGTGTCCGCGGACGGCTACCGGCTGCCGACCGAGGCGGAGTGGGAGCACGCCTGCCGTGCCGGCACCGCGGGACCGCACTACGGGCCGCTTGACGAGATCGCCTGGTACCGCGGCAACTCGCACGGTCGGATCCACGACGTGGGTGGCAAGCGGCCCAACCCGTGGGGCCTCTACGACATGATCGGCAACGTCTGGAACTGGTGCTGGGACGTCTACGACGCCGAGGTCTACGGCGCCTACCGGGTGCTGCGTGGCGGCGGCTGGTTCGACGAGCACTGGAGCTGCCGGGCCTCCGCGCGACGCCGCAGCCACCCCAGCTTCCAGGTCGACGACG
- a CDS encoding Tat pathway signal protein — translation MTTHRPKPSCGPSTSRRRSTVLRLATAGAVLALGAVTAVGPASAAAPSAASQPSSPPSPAAAARHGGRLHLPAPTGRHPVGEVALHLVDHTRADPWQPAQQQRELMVSVFYPASRPTGRPAPYMLPAAAAHFDQVTADDYLGLHVPAGQDWGGTATHVLQGVPVADRQGGHPVLIYSPGLGEPRTWGTTLVADLASRGYVVVTVDSTYEAPEVQFPNGSLATMVPPGDPDAFLRKALAVRATDTSFVLDQLAVLDSGRDPDADGQPLPAGLAGALDLSAVGMFGHSLGGSAAAVAMDADHRIRAGVDMDGNLTNFDNSLMPVARHGLDRPFLLLGKDLGTIDTGPGWQAFRANTPGWSRELKLRGAEHASFTDAEALIPQLGLTPADRADDIGTIDPRTAIRTNEAYLAAYFDHWLRGGPGKLLDGPSAHYPDMEFVN, via the coding sequence ATGACGACGCATCGACCGAAGCCCAGCTGCGGCCCTTCCACCTCCCGCCGCCGTTCCACCGTCCTTCGTCTGGCCACCGCCGGCGCCGTCCTCGCACTCGGTGCGGTGACCGCCGTCGGGCCGGCGAGCGCCGCAGCGCCCTCCGCGGCCTCCCAGCCGTCGTCCCCACCCTCGCCGGCTGCGGCCGCGCGGCACGGCGGCCGACTGCACCTGCCGGCCCCCACCGGCCGCCACCCCGTCGGGGAGGTCGCTCTGCACCTGGTCGACCACACGCGTGCCGACCCGTGGCAGCCCGCGCAGCAGCAGCGCGAGCTGATGGTCAGCGTCTTCTACCCCGCGAGCCGCCCGACCGGCCGGCCCGCCCCCTACATGCTGCCCGCCGCAGCCGCGCACTTCGACCAGGTGACCGCCGACGACTACCTCGGGCTGCACGTGCCCGCCGGCCAGGACTGGGGCGGTACCGCGACGCACGTGCTGCAGGGCGTACCGGTCGCCGACCGGCAGGGCGGGCACCCGGTCCTGATCTACTCTCCCGGCCTCGGCGAGCCGCGGACCTGGGGCACCACCCTGGTCGCCGACCTCGCCAGCCGCGGCTACGTGGTGGTCACCGTCGACAGCACCTACGAGGCGCCCGAGGTGCAGTTCCCCAACGGCTCGCTGGCCACCATGGTCCCGCCGGGCGATCCGGACGCCTTCCTGCGCAAGGCGCTGGCCGTGCGCGCCACTGACACCAGCTTCGTGCTGGACCAACTCGCCGTACTCGACAGCGGCCGGGACCCGGACGCCGACGGGCAACCGCTGCCCGCCGGCCTGGCAGGTGCGCTGGACCTGTCCGCGGTGGGCATGTTCGGTCACTCGCTGGGCGGCAGCGCCGCCGCCGTCGCCATGGACGCCGACCACCGGATCCGCGCCGGCGTCGACATGGACGGCAATCTGACCAACTTCGACAACTCGCTGATGCCGGTGGCCCGGCACGGCCTGGACCGGCCGTTCCTGCTCCTCGGCAAGGACCTCGGCACCATCGACACCGGCCCGGGCTGGCAGGCCTTCCGCGCCAACACCCCCGGCTGGTCACGCGAGTTGAAGCTGCGCGGCGCCGAGCACGCCTCGTTCACCGACGCGGAGGCGCTGATCCCGCAACTGGGCCTGACCCCCGCCGACCGCGCCGACGACATCGGCACCATCGACCCGCGGACCGCGATCCGCACCAACGAGGCCTACCTCGCCGCCTACTTCGACCACTGGCTGCGCGGCGGCCCCGGGAAGCTGCTGGACGGGCCGTCCGCGCACTACCCCGACATGGAGTTCGTCAACTGA
- a CDS encoding lytic transglycosylase domain-containing protein — MTRISVRGVAVASATAVTAVGAVVGVASSSEGATPQSVDVAGATLLADVPSAAQAQTISDNFAVQSSAQQQSADLAAQKAAQETARLKAAADAQAKANADAQAKADAAAAQQAAARAAAKSQLAATDSAPPVGSYAGGSPQSIAAGMMDSTQFQCFSNIVTRESGWNITARNPSSGAYGLVQALPGSKMASVGSDWQTNPATQIKWGLGYMNTTYGSPCDAWSFWQVHHAY; from the coding sequence GTGACTCGGATCTCGGTCCGGGGAGTTGCTGTGGCCTCTGCCACCGCTGTCACCGCCGTCGGTGCCGTCGTGGGTGTGGCGTCGAGCAGCGAGGGCGCTACGCCCCAGTCGGTCGACGTCGCGGGAGCCACCCTCCTCGCGGACGTGCCGTCAGCCGCCCAGGCACAGACCATCAGCGACAACTTCGCTGTCCAGTCCTCGGCTCAGCAGCAGTCGGCCGACCTCGCCGCACAGAAGGCCGCGCAGGAGACCGCCCGGCTGAAGGCCGCCGCCGACGCGCAGGCCAAGGCCAACGCCGATGCGCAGGCCAAGGCCGACGCCGCCGCCGCACAGCAGGCTGCCGCCCGCGCCGCGGCCAAGTCGCAGCTCGCCGCCACGGACTCCGCGCCGCCCGTCGGCTCGTACGCCGGGGGCTCGCCGCAGTCGATCGCGGCCGGGATGATGGACAGCACCCAGTTCCAGTGCTTCAGCAACATCGTCACGCGCGAGAGCGGCTGGAACATCACCGCCCGCAACCCCTCCTCCGGCGCGTACGGCCTGGTGCAGGCGCTGCCCGGTTCCAAGATGGCCTCGGTCGGATCGGACTGGCAGACCAACCCCGCGACCCAGATCAAGTGGGGCCTGGGCTACATGAACACCACCTACGGCAGTCCGTGTGACGCCTGGTCGTTCTGGCAGGTCCACCACGCGTACTAG
- a CDS encoding SDR family NAD(P)-dependent oxidoreductase: MSERTTALVTGANKGIGYEIAAGLGALGWRVGVGARDDQRRKAAVERLRAAGVDAFGVPLDVTDDASATAAARLIEDQAGRLDVLVNNAAITGGMPQEPTRVDPATIRTVVETNVIGVIRVTNAMLPLLRRSASPRIVNMSSGVGSLTRQSGAAVEQTAGPVAAAYSPSKTFLNAVTLQYVRELRGTNILINLGCPGYVATDLNGFRGVRTPEQGAAIAIKLATLPDDGPTGQFFEDAGMVPW; this comes from the coding sequence ATGAGCGAACGAACGACTGCGCTGGTCACCGGCGCGAACAAGGGAATCGGCTACGAAATCGCCGCGGGCCTGGGCGCCCTCGGCTGGAGGGTCGGCGTCGGCGCCCGCGACGACCAGCGCCGCAAGGCCGCCGTGGAGAGGCTGCGCGCGGCCGGCGTCGACGCGTTCGGCGTACCCCTGGACGTCACCGACGACGCGAGCGCGACCGCCGCCGCACGGCTGATCGAGGACCAGGCCGGGCGCCTCGACGTGCTCGTCAACAACGCCGCCATCACCGGGGGCATGCCGCAGGAGCCCACCCGGGTCGATCCCGCCACCATCCGGACGGTCGTGGAGACCAACGTGATCGGCGTCATCCGCGTCACCAACGCGATGCTGCCGCTGCTGCGCCGCTCTGCCTCGCCACGGATCGTCAACATGTCCAGCGGTGTCGGCTCCCTCACCCGGCAGTCGGGAGCCGCTGTTGAGCAGACGGCAGGTCCGGTGGCCGCGGCGTACTCGCCGTCGAAGACCTTCCTGAACGCCGTCACCCTGCAGTACGTCCGGGAGTTGAGGGGCACGAACATCCTGATCAACCTCGGCTGTCCCGGCTATGTCGCGACCGACCTCAACGGCTTCCGCGGCGTACGCACCCCCGAACAGGGTGCGGCGATCGCCATCAAGCTGGCGACCCTGCCCGACGACGGCCCGACCGGCCAGTTCTTCGAGGACGCGGGCATGGTGCCCTGGTGA
- a CDS encoding PKD domain-containing protein, whose protein sequence is MRKWKKRSASVALLAVVTLAGASLATAEGAAAKRPTTGVGSCTLKGWNPATSPANAKNLPVGQRPQTYKPDDFDCSGAVFAAPGVEFAKFPQPKNLKITNKTVMQKVGDKQTVVGKPATAVNPLAPYFPPFQHFVVIYRENHTFDDYLGDCATTISPSCNGQVQSTNHISSVPALHQLAKTYSLSDSYSTGVQPPSGPNHWFLFSGQSSSSSQQQSYPSNGTQFDRFLQSSQGPTDEGTNACTAPSGTSSGTSPYTFIMNGDIYWMLNSGSGYWKNPADGKVEVLPPNRPGTNIPEELHTNEYTCQNQSIPDSTVANDYLNFINTNGMPAYNYVELFNDHPGTYQDISGNDTATNNIVNSIMSNPTYKNNTLIVVTEDDTQNGNNGPDHVSNTYRVPLLVIGSPTYVKQGYVSHVAYTTGNVLAAMERTMENVHSGVIDPNDNLGSSTFPMTTADQAALGDPLEDFWVQGSTPLSASAKGSPSTGNAPLTETFTGSATGGTAPYTYSWNFGDGTSSTTQNPSHTYSTAGTFTATLTVTDSASPANTATSQVTTTVSAVGNPLAATASATPTSGQVPLSVGFTGTGTGGTPAYSYSWNFGDGASSTTQNPSHTYSTAGTYTATLTVTDSASPANSASSTVTITASPIAATVPGAPTGLTATPGTGQAALSWTPPANTGGENVTSYKVYRGTASGGETLLTGGGCSGLGAVTSCTDTGLTAGQAYYYTVTAVNGVGEGAASNEATATPTGTGCQAQQLLGNAGFENGSSNPAPWTVTSTHSPVQVINSSTLEPPRSGTYDAWLDGWGKTTTDTLAQTVTLPSGCTNYNFSFWLHINTAETSKTTAYDTLKVQVLNSAGTVLGTLATYSNLNHNTGYAQHTFSLGAYAGQQVTLKFTGAEDNQYQTSFVLDDTAMNVS, encoded by the coding sequence ATGAGAAAGTGGAAGAAGAGATCGGCGAGTGTGGCTCTGCTCGCCGTCGTCACGTTGGCGGGGGCCTCGTTGGCCACCGCCGAGGGGGCCGCCGCCAAGCGCCCCACAACCGGTGTCGGCTCGTGCACGCTGAAGGGGTGGAACCCGGCGACGAGCCCGGCGAACGCCAAGAACCTGCCGGTCGGTCAGCGTCCGCAGACCTACAAGCCGGACGACTTCGACTGCTCCGGCGCGGTGTTCGCCGCGCCCGGCGTGGAGTTCGCCAAGTTCCCGCAGCCGAAGAACCTCAAGATCACCAACAAGACCGTCATGCAGAAGGTCGGTGACAAGCAGACGGTCGTGGGGAAGCCCGCCACGGCGGTGAACCCGCTGGCGCCGTACTTCCCGCCGTTCCAGCACTTCGTGGTCATCTACCGGGAGAACCACACCTTCGACGACTACCTCGGCGACTGCGCGACCACGATCAGCCCCAGCTGCAACGGCCAGGTGCAGAGCACCAACCACATCAGCTCCGTGCCGGCCCTGCACCAGCTGGCCAAGACCTACTCGCTGTCCGACTCGTACAGCACCGGCGTTCAGCCGCCGTCCGGCCCCAACCACTGGTTCCTGTTCTCGGGGCAGTCCTCGTCCAGCAGCCAGCAGCAGTCGTACCCCTCGAACGGCACCCAGTTCGACCGCTTCCTGCAGAGCTCCCAGGGTCCCACGGACGAGGGCACCAACGCCTGCACGGCTCCGTCCGGCACCAGCAGTGGCACCAGCCCGTACACGTTCATCATGAACGGTGACATCTACTGGATGCTCAACAGCGGCAGCGGCTACTGGAAGAACCCGGCCGATGGCAAGGTCGAAGTCCTGCCGCCCAACCGCCCGGGCACGAACATACCCGAAGAGCTGCACACCAACGAGTACACCTGCCAGAACCAGAGCATTCCCGACAGCACGGTCGCCAACGACTACCTCAACTTCATCAACACCAACGGGATGCCGGCCTACAACTACGTCGAGCTGTTCAACGACCACCCCGGCACCTACCAGGACATCTCCGGTAACGACACCGCGACGAACAACATCGTCAACTCGATCATGAGCAACCCGACCTACAAGAACAACACCCTGATCGTCGTCACCGAGGACGACACCCAGAACGGCAACAACGGCCCGGACCACGTCAGCAACACCTACCGCGTGCCGCTGCTCGTCATCGGGTCGCCGACCTACGTCAAGCAGGGCTACGTCTCGCACGTGGCGTACACCACGGGCAACGTGCTCGCGGCGATGGAGCGCACGATGGAGAACGTGCACTCCGGCGTCATCGACCCGAACGACAACCTCGGCTCGTCCACGTTCCCGATGACGACCGCGGACCAGGCCGCGCTCGGCGACCCGCTCGAGGACTTCTGGGTCCAGGGCTCGACCCCGCTGTCCGCGAGCGCCAAGGGGTCACCGAGCACCGGCAACGCGCCGCTGACGGAGACCTTCACCGGCTCGGCCACCGGCGGTACGGCCCCGTACACGTACAGCTGGAACTTCGGTGACGGGACCTCCAGCACGACCCAGAACCCGAGCCACACCTACAGCACCGCGGGTACCTTCACCGCGACGCTGACCGTCACCGACAGCGCCTCGCCGGCCAACACCGCGACGTCACAGGTGACGACCACGGTCAGCGCCGTCGGCAACCCGCTGGCGGCCACCGCCTCGGCCACGCCGACCTCCGGTCAGGTGCCGCTGAGCGTCGGCTTCACCGGCACCGGCACCGGTGGCACCCCGGCGTACAGCTACAGCTGGAACTTCGGTGACGGGGCCTCCAGCACGACCCAGAACCCGAGCCACACCTACAGCACCGCGGGTACCTACACCGCGACGCTGACCGTCACCGACAGCGCCTCGCCGGCGAACTCCGCATCCTCGACGGTGACCATCACCGCCTCGCCGATCGCCGCGACGGTACCGGGCGCGCCCACCGGCCTGACGGCGACACCCGGCACCGGGCAGGCCGCGCTGAGCTGGACGCCGCCGGCCAACACCGGCGGAGAGAACGTCACCTCGTACAAGGTGTACCGCGGCACCGCCAGCGGCGGCGAGACGCTGCTGACCGGCGGCGGCTGCAGCGGCCTGGGCGCGGTGACCTCGTGCACGGACACGGGGCTGACCGCCGGTCAGGCCTACTACTACACCGTCACCGCGGTGAACGGTGTGGGCGAGGGGGCGGCGAGCAACGAGGCGACGGCCACCCCCACCGGCACGGGCTGCCAGGCGCAGCAGCTGCTCGGCAACGCGGGCTTCGAGAACGGCAGCTCCAACCCCGCTCCGTGGACGGTCACTTCGACGCACAGCCCGGTCCAAGTGATCAACAGCAGCACCCTCGAACCGCCGCGCAGCGGCACCTATGACGCCTGGCTCGACGGCTGGGGCAAGACCACCACCGACACCCTGGCCCAGACCGTCACCCTGCCCAGCGGCTGCACCAACTACAACTTCAGCTTCTGGCTGCACATCAACACGGCCGAGACCTCGAAGACCACCGCCTACGACACCCTCAAGGTGCAGGTGCTCAACAGCGCCGGCACCGTCCTGGGCACCTTGGCCACCTACTCCAACCTCAACCACAACACCGGATACGCGCAGCACACCTTCAGCCTCGGCGCGTACGCCGGCCAGCAGGTGACGTTGAAGTTCACCGGCGCCGAGGACAACCAGTACCAGACCTCGTTCGTCCTCGACGACACCGCGATGAACGTCAGCTGA
- a CDS encoding ABC transporter permease, which produces MTTTVAPAPAAGAAGAGTAGTRPVPVARILRFELIKQFSAWRVRLLIGLCWLGPGLMVFAIDQQSTLPSDTLFGRWMHATGWAGSLVVLGFAGTWALPLVTSMVAGDVFASEDRLGTWRHLLIAVRSHRRIFVAKAIASVTVIGLLVTGLAVSSVFGGLLAEGNQPLVGLDGHLISGGDAAVNVLLAWVSVLAPTLALAGLGLLGSVALGRSPMGLLLPMLAALGMQVAQMLPLPVPVRLALPGYAFISWNGLFADPRQLGPLLIGVGVSLVWAVVATALAYLLFRRRDFTNLNNDGAGRRVLTLGVIPLAGVLAATVAVFAVTTGASGSGIDQAKVQQSVATAFAHLYRFQQAQMRQPPVTEAQLQTSAACDKSEGLGAQEGSGNDWRCTVTWNVPGYNASAQAIYQLDVSANGRYTADGDGPVEVNGYFLIVSGGKPVPNPLWQFDGNVDLLAK; this is translated from the coding sequence ATGACCACGACCGTCGCCCCCGCCCCCGCCGCCGGGGCAGCCGGGGCCGGGACAGCGGGCACGCGCCCGGTCCCGGTGGCCCGCATCCTGCGCTTCGAGTTGATCAAGCAGTTCTCCGCCTGGCGGGTCCGCCTGCTGATCGGGCTGTGCTGGCTCGGTCCGGGCCTGATGGTCTTCGCGATCGACCAGCAGAGCACGCTGCCGTCGGACACCCTGTTCGGCCGGTGGATGCACGCCACCGGCTGGGCCGGGTCGCTGGTGGTGCTCGGCTTCGCCGGCACGTGGGCGCTGCCGCTGGTCACGTCCATGGTCGCCGGCGACGTGTTCGCCTCCGAGGACCGGCTGGGCACCTGGCGCCATCTGCTCATCGCGGTCCGCTCGCACCGGCGCATCTTCGTCGCCAAGGCGATCGCCAGCGTCACCGTGATCGGGCTGCTGGTGACCGGCCTGGCCGTCTCCAGCGTCTTCGGCGGACTGCTCGCGGAGGGGAACCAGCCGCTCGTCGGGCTGGACGGCCACCTGATATCCGGCGGGGACGCGGCCGTAAACGTCCTGCTGGCCTGGGTCAGCGTGCTGGCGCCGACACTCGCCCTGGCGGGCCTCGGGCTGCTCGGGTCCGTCGCCCTGGGCCGATCCCCGATGGGCCTGCTGCTGCCCATGCTCGCCGCCCTCGGGATGCAGGTGGCGCAGATGCTGCCGCTGCCGGTCCCGGTGCGCCTGGCCCTGCCGGGTTACGCCTTCATCTCCTGGAACGGCCTCTTCGCCGATCCCCGGCAACTCGGGCCCCTGCTGATCGGTGTCGGGGTCAGCCTGGTGTGGGCGGTCGTCGCGACGGCGCTGGCCTACCTGCTCTTCCGCCGCCGGGACTTCACCAATCTCAACAACGACGGCGCCGGACGCAGGGTGCTGACCCTGGGTGTCATCCCGCTGGCCGGCGTGCTGGCCGCGACGGTCGCGGTTTTCGCGGTGACGACCGGGGCGAGCGGTTCCGGCATCGACCAGGCCAAGGTGCAGCAGTCGGTGGCCACGGCGTTCGCCCACCTCTACCGGTTCCAGCAGGCGCAGATGCGCCAGCCACCGGTCACCGAAGCGCAGTTGCAGACCTCGGCGGCCTGCGACAAGAGCGAAGGACTCGGCGCCCAGGAGGGATCGGGCAACGACTGGCGCTGCACGGTCACCTGGAACGTCCCCGGTTACAACGCCTCCGCCCAGGCCATCTACCAGCTCGATGTCTCCGCGAACGGGCGGTACACCGCCGACGGGGACGGCCCGGTGGAGGTGAACGGCTACTTCCTGATCGTCAGTGGGGGAAAGCCGGTGCCGAACCCGCTCTGGCAGTTCGACGGCAACGTCGACCTGCTCGCCAAGTGA
- a CDS encoding ABC transporter ATP-binding protein: MDTPVAVRGRGITKVFGDVVALDHIDVSMTQGQIHGLVGPNGAGKTTLLGLLLGLAVADEGSLEILGTPLGRAPAAPDGVSGFVDGPGLYPTLTAKQNLATLLALRPDDAPATGVEEALEQVGLTDAADAKVRGFSLGMRQRLGLAAALLTKPRLLVLDEPSNGLDPVGKKHVHGVLSRLAAEGVTVVMSSHRMDDLEALCSEVTILATGRVVFSGPISKLSDDNRELDYRLRASDPSAARVVAAGAPGIRIIDGDGDDAPVRPDTDLIVVRARVAAMDALVARLVRDDIAVRELAPVVSPLEAAFLALIEQEADR, from the coding sequence ATGGACACACCCGTCGCGGTTCGAGGCCGCGGCATCACCAAAGTCTTCGGTGATGTCGTCGCCCTCGACCATATCGATGTGAGCATGACGCAGGGTCAGATCCACGGCCTGGTCGGCCCGAACGGGGCCGGCAAGACCACGCTCCTCGGCCTGCTGCTGGGCCTGGCCGTCGCCGACGAAGGGAGTCTGGAGATCCTCGGCACTCCGCTGGGACGCGCGCCTGCCGCGCCTGACGGTGTCTCCGGGTTCGTCGACGGGCCCGGCCTCTACCCCACGCTCACCGCGAAGCAGAACCTTGCAACGCTCCTCGCGCTGCGCCCTGACGACGCGCCCGCCACGGGTGTCGAGGAGGCATTGGAGCAGGTCGGGCTCACCGACGCCGCCGACGCCAAGGTCCGCGGCTTCTCCCTGGGCATGCGCCAGCGGTTGGGGCTGGCCGCGGCGCTGCTGACCAAGCCACGGCTGCTGGTGCTCGACGAGCCGTCCAACGGCCTGGACCCGGTCGGCAAGAAGCACGTGCACGGTGTGCTCAGCCGGCTGGCCGCCGAAGGCGTCACGGTCGTGATGTCCAGCCATCGGATGGACGATCTGGAGGCGCTGTGTTCCGAAGTCACCATCCTGGCCACCGGGCGCGTGGTCTTCTCCGGACCGATATCAAAGCTCTCCGATGACAACCGCGAACTCGACTACCGGCTGCGCGCGTCGGATCCGTCCGCCGCTCGCGTGGTCGCGGCCGGAGCGCCCGGTATCCGCATCATCGACGGCGACGGCGACGACGCCCCGGTGCGACCGGACACCGACCTGATCGTCGTCCGCGCACGGGTGGCAGCCATGGACGCACTCGTGGCCCGACTGGTGCGCGACGACATCGCGGTGCGCGAGTTGGCGCCCGTCGTCTCACCGCTGGAAGCCGCGTTCCTCGCCCTGATCGAGCAGGAGGCCGACCGATGA
- a CDS encoding asparaginase — MPSDAPLPTVLVVTLGGTIAMTSPAGAGGGVVPRLTAADLVAAVPGLDRWARVDVLDFRQKPGASLLIDDIAELAQLLNERSADGIDGFVITQGTDTLEETAFLLDLLYTGQAPVVVTGAMRNPSLAGADGPANLLAAVQTAASPDAAGLGCVVVFADTVHAAHLVRKVHSTSIAAFASPNAGPLGYLAEGRLRLLLTSLRGALPVGLPFTNDGKVALISASLGDDGTLLESLEGRFAGVVVAAFGAGHLPAGWVEPLERLAATVPVILASRTGAGPVLTETYAFPGSEQDLLSRGLISAGHLDPLKARLLLLAHLRAGADRAAVAAAFQQF, encoded by the coding sequence GTGCCTTCTGACGCTCCGCTGCCGACCGTCCTCGTGGTGACGCTCGGCGGGACCATCGCCATGACCTCCCCTGCGGGCGCCGGCGGGGGAGTGGTACCCCGGTTGACGGCGGCCGACCTGGTGGCGGCAGTGCCGGGGCTGGACCGATGGGCGCGAGTAGATGTGCTGGACTTCCGGCAGAAGCCCGGCGCCTCGCTCCTGATCGACGACATCGCGGAGCTGGCCCAGCTGCTCAACGAGCGCTCGGCCGACGGGATCGACGGCTTCGTCATCACCCAGGGCACCGACACCCTGGAGGAGACCGCGTTCCTCCTGGACCTGCTGTACACCGGCCAGGCTCCGGTCGTCGTCACCGGAGCCATGCGAAACCCGTCCCTCGCCGGGGCGGACGGGCCGGCCAACCTGCTGGCCGCCGTGCAGACCGCCGCAAGCCCCGACGCCGCCGGGCTCGGCTGCGTGGTCGTCTTCGCCGACACCGTGCACGCCGCCCACCTGGTCCGCAAGGTCCACAGCACCAGCATCGCCGCCTTCGCCTCCCCGAACGCCGGCCCCCTCGGCTACCTCGCCGAGGGACGCCTGCGCCTCCTGCTCACGAGCCTGCGCGGGGCGCTCCCCGTGGGCCTGCCGTTCACCAACGACGGGAAGGTAGCGCTGATTTCGGCGAGCCTCGGCGACGACGGCACGCTGCTCGAGAGCCTGGAAGGCCGGTTCGCGGGCGTGGTGGTGGCGGCCTTCGGCGCCGGCCACCTCCCGGCCGGCTGGGTCGAGCCGCTGGAGAGGCTCGCAGCCACCGTCCCGGTGATCCTCGCCTCCCGCACCGGCGCCGGCCCCGTCCTCACCGAGACCTACGCCTTCCCCGGCTCCGAGCAGGACCTCCTCAGTCGCGGACTGATCAGCGCCGGCCACCTGGACCCCCTCAAGGCCCGCCTGCTCCTGCTGGCCCACCTGCGCGCGGGCGCCGACCGCGCGGCCGTGGCCGCAGCGTTCCAGCAGTTCTGA
- a CDS encoding tetratricopeptide repeat protein — protein MCRRLAAGNAAAHEPDLARALSNLGAYHAMLGHGAEAVAAEQEALSVRRRLARADPTAFAADLATSVGNLGFYQAGMGRYEEALAATEQAVTSYRRLVAGDRAAYEPELARCLSLSASVRGRRPQGLQGALRELEEAIAIYRRLAAELPEAFEGQLRRCLRMEAVVLDGLGRHQQATAIRRALSGDSDR, from the coding sequence ATCTGCCGCCGTCTGGCCGCAGGCAACGCTGCTGCCCACGAACCCGACCTCGCGCGGGCACTGTCGAATCTCGGCGCCTACCACGCGATGCTGGGACACGGAGCGGAGGCGGTGGCCGCGGAGCAGGAGGCGCTGTCCGTCCGGCGGCGCCTGGCGCGGGCCGACCCCACTGCGTTCGCGGCCGACCTCGCGACGTCCGTGGGCAACCTGGGCTTCTATCAGGCGGGCATGGGACGCTACGAGGAGGCCCTGGCCGCCACCGAGCAGGCGGTCACTTCCTACCGTCGGTTGGTAGCGGGCGACCGCGCCGCGTACGAGCCCGAACTCGCGCGCTGCCTCTCCCTCTCCGCTTCCGTTCGAGGCCGCCGGCCGCAGGGTCTGCAAGGCGCGCTACGGGAGCTGGAGGAGGCCATCGCGATCTACCGCCGCCTGGCCGCCGAGCTGCCGGAGGCCTTCGAGGGTCAGTTGCGGCGGTGCCTGCGGATGGAGGCAGTGGTACTCGACGGGCTCGGCCGCCATCAGCAGGCAACTGCGATCCGCCGCGCGCTCAGCGGTGACTCCGACCGCTGA